GCCCACCGCTGTTGAATTCTCAGGTACGGGATTGACCACAACTGAATTTGAACCAATGCGGCAGTTTTTGCCAATAATAATATCCCCTAATACTTTAGCACCCGCTCCAATGACCGTCCCACTGCAGATTGTCGGGTGTCTTTTTTGACCTCGGTTTAGATTCACACCACCTAAAGTCACCCCTTGATAAATCAAGATATCATCTTCTACAACCGCAGTTTCGCCAATCACTACACCAAAGGCATGGTCTAAAAATACGCGTCTTCCAATCGTAGCTGCGGGATGAATGTCAATATTGGTGACAAATTGATTGATACCCATAATAATTCGAGAGAGAAACTTGAATCCTTTGGTGTAAAGAGCATGTGCGATACGATAATTAACGATAGCCCAAACACCCGGATAATTGAAAAAAATTTCAAATTTAGAATTTATGGCAGGATCGCTTAGAATAGGTTGTGCAAAATCCTCTTTTATTTTATGCCACAAACTAGCATCACTCATGAGTCATCCTTTCCATTGATTGTTTTAAGATATCCATTGTCGTTGAGAAATAGATAAATTTCACCCAATATATACTTTTTAGTCTTATCATCGATTAAAGAGGATTTTTCAATTTTTTCATTTAAGATTTCTTGCACTTCTTTGATGTCATAATCAAGATCTTCAAAAATATCCAAAATACTTTGTGATTCAATCACATTTTCCACGCTAAATCCCGTATCATCGATTCGTATTGTTGCTTCTGTCGGATGAGTAAAAAGATTATGATCCATACCCAAAACCTCTTGATACGCGCCCACAAGGAAAAATCCAATAAAATATTCTTCTTTTGTGACATCCACATCATGTAAGATAAGCGGACTGGCGCGATTATAGCTGATTTCACCATCACTATCACAGGTAATATCCCAAATTGAGGCCGATCGTGTTGGTTTTTCATCTAAGCGATCAAGCGGCATGACAGGAAAAGATTGACTAATACCCCATAAATCTGGCAAACTTTGAAACATCGAAAAGTTTACCAAATAACGCTCCTGTACCATATCTTGAATGCGCAATAATTCTCGAGTTTTTTTGTCTTTGAGCAGCATAATAGCTTTTTTCATGATTAAATTCACTAGAATTTCTGTATTACTACGATCAATCAAATCAATATATCCCAAATCAAACAGGGTTAATAGTGAATCCATGTGATCGAGACTATCATGAAGATATTCTTGTGCTCGTGGAGAATCTATGGTCTTGTAAATATCATAAAGTTCTTGAACCAAAGGAGGATTTTTCTCTTTTAATTGTAGTTTTTCTTCGGTATATTCTTGAGAAAATAGTTCTAAAACAGGCGCCACCAAAACCGCATGTGACGCGGCGATATAGCGACCTGATTCGATAAAAATATTCGGTTCTGGTACGTTTTTCCTCACAGAAATGTCTTTGAGCAAAAAGGTAATATCATTCGCATACTCACTCAAAGAGTAGTTGCGATTCATACTCTGTCTGTGTTGTGAGTACTCAATCGCCAATCCTCCGCCAATATTGATAGCATTGAGTCCTGTTGCCCCCATTTTTTTTAGCTGTACAAAGAGATTTCCTGCCTCTCTTAGAGCTTTTTTAAGTGGTCCAATCTCTGAGATTTGTGATCCGATATGAAAGTGAATCATCGTAAATTTCTCAATGAGATTTGCTTTTTTGAGCAAATTAACCGCTTGTAATAATTCTGTCGATGTGAGACCAAATTTTGAATTAATACCACCACTTTTAGCCCAGATTCCGACACCAGAACTGTGTAATCGGATACGTAATCCAATATTAGGAATAGAGCCAAATCTTTTCTTGGAGATTTTGATGATATTCTCCAATTCACTGAGTCCTTCTATGGTAATGGTGATATTATGTCCCATTTCACAAGCAATAAAACCAATCGATATCATTTCCTCATCTTTGAATCCATTGACGGTGATGGGTGCTTTTTTATTATTGTAAGCCATCGCTAGAAAAAGTTCTGCTTTACTGCCCGCTTCGAGGCCATAATCATATTTTTCACCCAATTGGACCAAATTTTTGACAAAATTTGGATATTGATTGACCTTGAGAGGATACACGGCATTAAACGTACCGCGATACTTGAATTCTGCCCGTGCTTTATTGAATGTTCTATAAACCAAATCGATTTGTTTTTCAATCAAGTGCGGAAATCTGAGTAATATGGGCCCTTTGATATCATTTTCTCTAATTTGTTGTACGATTTTTACTAAAGAAGGACTACTTTTGTAATTGAGTTTTACTTTTTTATTATCAATAAAAAAGTTATTATCGCCCCATAATTTGATGCCATAGTCCAATTTAATCTCCCAAAAAATCTGAAATAGATATTTTATGTTCTTCTTTGTTTTCTAAATCTTTCATCCAGAGTCCGTGTTCTACTAGCTCATCTTCTCCGATGCATATACAAAAACGAGCATTTTGTTTGTCTGCATTTTTCAAATGTGCCTTCAAGCTCTTTTTTTCATAATGTAGCACTACTTTTTCTTCGCGTCTGAGTGCTATTGAGAGTTCAAAACAAGAATCCAATGCCTCCTCGCATAATGCGCCGACATAATAGCCTTCTCTTTTCTTTTCTGGCATTTTAATCAATTCCATCAATCGTTCAATTCCCATAGCAAAACCGATTCCATATGTTGGTTTGCCATCTAAAAATTCGACCAATCTATCGTATCTACCGCCTCCTGCTATGGCACTTTGTGCTCCTATCTCATCACTGACAAATTCAAAAGCTGTCTTATTATAATAATCAAGTCCACGTACTAATTTTGAATTTACCACATATTTCACACCAAAGGAATCTAAAATCGAAGTGAGTTTTGAAAAGTCTTCTTGGCAATCTTCACAAAGATTATCCGTAATCAACGGAGCGTGACGATAAATCTCTTTGCAATGTTCATTCTTGCAATCCAAAACTCTTATGGGATTGGTATCTTTGCGTCTTTTACAATCATCACAAATATCCTCTTCGCCTTCTAAAAATTGAACCAATTTTTCACGATAAGGCGGCATGCATTTGTGACATCCTAATGAGTTGAGTTCTAACACATAACCGATACCAAAGAAATCAAGCATCTCTTTTAACATCAAAATAATACTCGCATCTTCTTTGACATTACTTTCACCAAAAGATTCAACTCCAAATTGATGAAACTCTCGAAGTCTTCCTTTTTGTGGACGTTCATATCGAAACATCGGTCCGTAATAGTAGAATTTTTTCCCACCGCCGGCTTTATCATATTTTTGTTGTATAAAGGCGCGAACAACGCCAGCGGTACCCTCAGGTCTCAAACAGACGTCATTGCCCCCTTTGTCAGTAAATTGATACATTTCCTTACCTACAATATCACTGCTCTCGCCGACACTTCTTTTAAATAAAGCGGTCTCTTCTAAAAGGGGCGTTTCAATATAGGTAAAACCATAATTTTCTGCAATTCTACTGCAGTGTTTTGTAAAATAAAGATATCTCTCGTTGGCTGGGTCTAGCAAATCTTTCATGCCTCTAAGCGCTTGTATCATATATAAATTCCTCTATTTCTTGATAAATTTTTTCTCTTGTTTGTTGTGCATCAACTTTTAAAACACGTACGGGAAGTTTACTCAATACGGCCTCCATCAAATCTTGGACTTTCAAAAGATAGTCAATGCCGCGTTGTTCAATATTATCATGCTCTTTTTCCTCTAATCGCGCTACAATCAAATCCCTATTGGTGTGAAAAAAGACAACAGCATCGGGTAGATTGCCACCTAGTGCAAATTGATTTAATGCAATCAAAAAATCCATCTTCAAGTCTTGATTATTAGCCAAGGCATAAGCAATCCCTGAAATCATTCCACGGTCTGAGAGAATGATATCATGATCTTTTCCGGCGATATTTTCTGCAAAATTTTGAGCACGATCGGCCAAAAACAAAAACAATTCCGTATTAAAAGCGAGTGAATGCTCACTGTTTAATATAAGGTCTCGCAGTGTCTCCCCCAACTTAGTATTGCCCGGTTCTTTTAGTGTGATGATGCTATCATGATGTTGTTTGAAAAGCTCAATTTGAGTACTTTTCCCCGTCGTATCAATCCCTTCAAATATCACATACATTGTTTGATCTTTATGTATTTTAAAACTTCTTTAGGGACAAGATGGCTCGCATCTCCTTGGTGTCTAATGATATCACGTACCACAGTCGAGCTGATAAAAGCATGTTCCAAATTTGGCATCAAATAGACAGTATCAATATTTTTGTCCATCGACGCATTGGCATAGCCAATCTGTAATTCATACTCAAAATCGCTCACCGCACGCAGTCCTCTAAGGATGGTATTGACGTTTTGCTCTTGACAAAAACTTACAAGCAAGCTGTGAAACGGCATCACATCGACATGAGGGATATCTTTGACACTATCTTGTGCCATCTCGACTCGTGTGACGAGATCAAACATCGGATTTTTATTGCCTGAGGCTGCGATGCCAACAATCACTCTATCGAAAATCTTTCTGGCTCTTTTAATGACAGAAATATGTCCATTTGTAATAGGATCAAATGTCCCGGGGTAAATTGCAACTAAACCTGACATCTCAGCCCTCCCATCTTTGAAATAAATTATGGTTGATATTAAGAGCATCAAACCATTTACCAATCAAAAAATTCTCCATATCTTCCAAGGAGCGAATTGCAGCATAATATCCTAAAATAGGAGGTGAAATTAGCACTCCGAGATTAGAGAGTTTGAGCATATTTTCTAAGGCAATAGAAGAGAAGGGCATCTCTCTTGGCGCTAATACCAAATGCTTTTTCTCTTTAATCATGACAGCCGCACTTCTTGTGATCAAATTATCGCTAATACCACATGCTATTTTGGCTACAGTATTCATACTACAAGGGACAACAATCATCGCATCGGCACCAAATGAACCGGAGGCAATGGGCGCTGCGATATTGTGATTATCAAAAAAATTTCTATTCTCCTCTTTTTCTAATACCGTCGTGGCATTTTCAGAAAATATAATATATTTTTCAATCTCTTTTGGTAGTTTTTTTATAAACTTTTCACCCAGTTTTACACCACTTGCACCACTGATGCCGATTATTAATTTCATATTGCTTCTTTCTCTAATATTATTCTAAAATCATAGCACTTTTTTGAGATAAAATCTTCGCCCTAAATACTTTTCCTTTTGCCGTTCTTATTTTGACGACATCTCCGATATTGGCATCACTCAAAACATGTGCATCGGTGGCTATTCGTAAATTTTCATCTTGCAACACTGCTTGAATCAAATCATTTTTCAACAAAAGTTTTTTGATTTTCAAATCATTACGTGTTAGGATTGCGCCTTTTTTAATATAACCGCGGATAATATACTCTTGGTGCATCTTACCGGTAATAGCATATCTTGGCAAGACATCAAAAGGAATAACCGTTTTTTGATAATCGTTATTTTGGAGGATTTTACCGTTTCGCAAGTTATATTTTGCTTTAAAAACTGAAATATTGGCGATAATATGATATTTAAGATAGATTTTTTTTGTTTGGAATTTTTTAGTATAAGTGACGCTTAATGTACCGGTTGCATTTCTATAATTATTTTCTTTTAAATTCAATGTACTTAGGGTAAATTTGGAGAGGTCAAAATTTGGTAAAGTAGCAGCTTGAAGCTTGATTTTTTGGATATTCATAGACGGATATCTTCTTTGAAATTTTTTTCGTATCTCTGTTTTGATTGCTTGCAAAGCAACGGGTTCATAGCATTTTCGGAAGGTGATGATACCACCAGAATGATCACTATAAGTCATATTGTGTTCTTTTAGCTTAGAAACAATTTGCAATGAGGGAACAGAAAAAGAGGAGAGGTTTTTGGGTATCTTGAGAATCGTAAAATCATGATGGGGATTCTTGAGAAAAAAAGAGGCTCGTATTGTCATAATATTTTTAGTACAATATTGATTTTTGAGCGTGATATGTTCGGATGCTTGTAAGAAAGAGATGAAGAAAATAAACATCAAGATGGAGCGGGAAACGAGGTTCGAACTCGCGACCCCGACCTTGGCAAGGTCGTGCTCTACCACTGAGCTATTCCCGCTTACAAGTTGGAATTTTATCAAAAGAATCCTTTAAAAAGAATTATTTTAACATACTCACCTTGAGAAAGTTTATCAGTTTGTTCATCTGTCACTAATAATGCATTACTTTGTAATATGGGTGACACCATCCCGGAACCATAACGGTTTTCCATAGTTACTGAAAATATTCCATCATGATACGTTCCCAATATCAAATTGGATCGGTTGGGCTTGATTTTGAGATCCTCTGCCATTTGTGCCGTGATAGTAGGATGCCCCGGATTTTTATTGCCTTGCATTTTTTTGAGTACTGGGACTAAAAACAAAAAGGCATTGACAAATGCGGCAAGAGGATTTCCTGGCATAGAGGCTACAATCGTAGAACCCATATTGCCTATCATGGTAGGACGTCCTGGTTTGATATTGACCCCATGAAAAAGGGCTTTGAGTCCATTAAAGAGCAACGCTTCTTCTACAAAATCAGCCTCACCCATACTAATGCCCCCTGTGGTGACTAGCAAATCATAACGTTTCATCTCTTTAAAGTATGCTTTACTTTGCTCTAAATTATCTGGAATCACACCACAATAATCTGCATCAAAACCATACTCTTTAAAAAGAGCAATCAAAGCAGAAGAATTGACATTGTAAATCTCATCTTCTCCTGCTTCTTCCCATGGTTCTTTGAGTTCATTACCGGTAGAGAAGATAGCAATGGTTGGATTTCTGTAAACTTCAACTTCTGAAATCCCCTGAGAAACTAGCAGAGCGATGCACGAAGAATCGAGTAAAGTTCCCTCATGTAAGAGAATATTACCGCGTGAGACTTCTTCCCCTTTGACACGAAAAGCATTGCCTTTTTTCACCGTTTTTGTCAGACTCATGAGATTATTTTCATCTACGCGCGTGTCTTCTATCCCGATGATTGTATCGGCATTATCTGGTATTTTAGCGCCCGTCATGATTTTGTAACATTCACCTGGTTGGAGTTTGGTGTGAGTGGTATCACCCGCAAAAACTGTCCCTTTTATAATGAGTGCTTTGTGACTATCTGCACTTTGAAAAGCATAGCCATCAAGTGCAGAATTATTAAAAGCTGGTAAATCTTTTTTACATATAATATTTTTTGCAATGACTCTACCAAGTGCTTTGTGTACAGGGAGCCAAAGGCTTGTTGGTTTTACTTTAACAAGCGCCAATGATGATTGTTTTGCTTCTTTTAATGATACAGATGTTAATTTTTGCATGAAATTATTCCTCTAATCTTTCTATTTTTGCACCTAATGCGGAAAATTTACCTTCTAGATTTTCATATCCGCGATCTAGATGATAAATTCTATGGATTCTCGTGGTTCCTTTAGCCACTAATGCTGCTAAAATAAGTGCGGAACTGGCTCTAAGGTCTGTTGCCATCACATCCGCGGCATTGAGTTGTGTATTGCCCTCAACTGCGGCACTATGTCCTTTTAATTTGATGATGGCACCCATACGACCGAGTTCGCTGACATGCATAAAACGATTTTCAAAAAGTCGTTCATCGATAATACTCGTGCCATTTGCTTGGGTACAAAGCGCCATAAACTGTGCTTGCATATCGGTTGGAAATCCCGGATATTCGCTCGTTTCAAGATCACAGGCTTTGATGGTTTCAGCTGGCAATAATGTGATAGAATCGGCATCTTTTTCGATACCAAATCCCATCTGCTTCAGCTTCAAAGTCATGGATTCAAGATGTTTGGGGATGATATTAGTAATAGTAATACCCGAATTTGTAATCGCACCGGCACACAGATACGTCCCTGCTTCTATGCGATCGGGAATCACTGTGATATCTTGCATATCTAAAAGAGCACCATCTGTACCTATTATATTGATAGTAGAAGTACCAATACCCTCAATCTGTAATCCCGCGTCTCGCAATACCTCACACAATTGCACGACTTCAGGCTCTTTAGCTACATTCACAAGAGTGGTAGTGCCATGAGCCAAACTTGCGGCCATGATAATATTCTCACTACCGGTGACTGTTACTTTATCAAAGATAATGTTGGCGCCTTTCAACCCATTGGGTGCTTTTGCTATGACATAACCTTGTTTGATTTCAATTTCTGCTCCCATTTGCTCGAGTGCTTTAAGGTGCAAATCAATCGGTCGTTGCCCAATCGCACACCCTCCAGGCAAAGAGACTTCACAATGTCCAAAGCGAGAGAGAAGCGGTCCAAGCGTCAAGATAGAAGCGCGCATTTTTCTGACAATATCATAATTTGCAAATGCTGATTTGACTTGTGTTGTATCTATGGATACTATATTATCCTTTTGTACGGTTGTAGAGCCTAAATTTTCCAAGAGTTTTAAAAGCGTTTTGACATCAGCCACGTCGGGAACATTGGAAAGCATGATGTTGTTTTTGGAAAGTAATGTTGAGGCAAGAAGTGGCAACGCGGAGTTTTTTGCTCCGGAGATTGCAATCGTGCCTTTTAATTTTTGGTTTCCTTCTACTGATAAATAATGCATAAAAATCATCCTTGTTATATTTGACTTATTATATAAAAACTATATTTAAAACTTAATATGTTTGAGCCTCTAAGTATCATTAAAAAAATACTTTTGGGAAATTTTATATATTAGTTGATATAATTGCCCCATGAAAAAAATATACCTTATCAGACATGCAAAGTCAAATGACAAAAACAATATTGAGAATGACTTCGAAAGAGGCTTGAGTAAAAGAGGAAAAGAAGATATAAAATTTATGGCAAAAAGATTAAAATTTTTTGAAATCATGCCAGATATAATTATCAGTAGTCCTGCTAAAAGAGCCAGAAAAACAGCAGAAGGCATCGCCTCAATTGTTGAATACAAAAATGAGATTGTCTATGAGCCATCTTTGTATGAATCAACACCCAAGCATTATATGGATCTCATCACCAATTTAGATGATAGTATCCATTCGGTTTTTATGATTGCGCACAATCCAACCATTACGGAAATAGGGGAGTATTTAAGTGGCGCTATTTTGACCAATATCCCGACGTGTTCTATTGTTTGTATCGCTTTTGATGTGAACACTTTCAAAAAAATACAAGAGAGCAGTGGTTCTGTTCTATTTTTCGATTATCCTAAAAAACATAGAAAATAATTACCCTCATTATCATTTCTACCTCTTATTTCAACCCCATAGTACTCTTTTCTAAAAAATCTTAATTTATTTGTTAGTAACACTTTCCCTCTCACTTTTTTGTCAAAAATAAAATACATATAATTTTATGTATAATATTTCAAAACTACCTATTTTAGGGCTTTAAATGCTATAGAAATACTCATTTTTTGGGCTACTAACATGTTAGTAATTACATATGAGGCTCAAAAATGTTTCACGAAAAATAAAATAAAAACCTATAATTTTTTTCTAAAAATTTATATCTAACTTGATTTAAATAAAAAAAATGTATAATTATCTATGTTTTAAAGGAGTCACATGTTATACGAAGATGAAGATGATTATTTTATGGGAAGTCCAAAAAGTAAATTTTTTGATATAGTATTTAATGCCAATCGATCATTGGTTGAAAATTCACTCTCCAATATCGCCGAACGATACAGTGCTATGGAGATACTTTTAGAAGAGTTTATCCCTGATGAAATGGAATTAGAATACCGTATTAATGAAATACGAACAAATCAAGCAGATGAAATCATTAAAAAAAGCAACAGCTTATATATTGTCACAACGGGTGAAGTTTTAACGCAACATGAATAAGATATGTTTCTTATTGTTTTTTTTAGTTTCAACGCTACTCTATGGCAAAGACAAACAAATATGGGAATATCAACATCGGTTTTTACTCAAGAAAGATCAAGTTGCACAAATACATATCGATAATGTCGCTTTAGCAAATAAGCAAAAAAATAGCTCCTTCTTGCTAAAATTCGGCTGGGTTTTATTTGAGAATGCAAATATCACGCTATTATTAAATTATAAAGGGTATCCACATCAATACTTATTACGTAGTGGAAAGCCGACTGATGGTGTAAAAATTGATTTATTGAGCAATTCAAATGGATTAAGGGGTCGGGTGTATGCCTTGATTGATATCGCTGATTTTGACCAACAAAAACAGCGTGCACAGATTGATGTTTATATCAAAGATGACACAAAAAAAGTGCGTATTAAATTTCAAGATCCCAAACAAAATATGATAGACAAAAGGAAATAGTATTGTTAACTAAGATAGAAGCCTTTATGGAAGAGTTTATCGCCTCACTTGAAGACCAGCATAGTCTGGATTTATTTAAAAAACTTCCAAAAGGCAAAAGATTACGAGCAAAACTGATACTGAAAATAGCCGGAGAATCAAGAGAATCTTATAAATTAGCAGCCATTGTGGAGCTTGTACATGCGGCAAGTTTATTACATGATGATGTCATTGATGATGCATTGACGCGTCGCGGTAAGGACTCAATCAATGCCATATATGGCAATAAAACCTCCATCATGTTAGGAGATATATTATATTCGAAAGCATTTGCAGAATTATCAAACTTTTCAAGTGAGATTGCTTATAGAATCTCCAGTGCCGTCTCTTTACTTTCTGTTGGAGAATTACTTGATATGGCTTTATCAGAGCAGTTTAACGACAACAAAACTGCCTATTTTGATATGATTTACAAAAAGACAGCAATTCTCATCGAAGCCGCAGCGGCCAGTGCTGCCATGCTGTGTGGAAAAGATGCTAGCCTTTATGAAACCTACGGTCGTAATCTGGGCTTGGCATTTCAAGTCATCGATGATGTACTTGATATTACTCAAAGTAGCGAAGTCCTCGGTAAACCCTCTTTGAGTGATTTTAAAGAAGGCAAAACGACCTTACCGTATCTTTATCTCTATGAGCGTATCAATACAGAAGAACAACACAAGCTCATCTCTTTGTTTAAAAAAGATTTAGACAAAGATGATAAAATGTGGATTAAAAACAGAATGAAGGAGACTTCAAGTTTGAATGACTCGATTCAATATGCTAAAGAGCTGGGGCTAGAGGCATTAAGTGCCATCAAAGATGAAAACAACGATGGCCTCACTAAGATCATCAAAGAGATGATTGAGAGAGAATTCTGATGCATTATCTCACCGTCAGTTTCACTCATAAAAATACCGATATTTCTATCAGGGAAAAACTAGCGCTTAGTGAAGAAGAAAAACGCACCAATTTTCAAAACCGCTTAAAAGAATATCCAACCATCAACGAAACTATTGTTTTATCTACCTGTAATCGTGTTGAGATTATACTCAGCGTGACAACCTGTGATGAAACGATTAAATACATCTATGAAGTGTTAAGCGACATCAGCGGGGTTGATGTAGATGATTTGGAAGAACGTGCTGATGTTTATGAAGACAATGGCGCAATTTTCCATCTTTTTTCCGTTATTTCCTCTTTGGATAGTCTTGTAATCGGTGAAACACAAATTGTAGGGCAACTTAAAGATGCTTATAAATTTTCTTTTGATAAAGGATTTTGCGACCAAAAACTCAGTCGCGCCATGCATCATGCTTTTAAATGCGCCGCAAAGGTGCGAAATAATACAGCAATTTCTCAAAGTGCTATTTCTGTCTCTAGCGTTGCGGTATCTATGGCCAAGGATTTATTAGGTCGAAACCTTGGTGGTTCTACCGCCTTGGTAATCGGTGCAGGAGAGATGAGTCGATTGGCTGCAAAACATCTCATAACTCATGGGGTTAATGTCATCATCATCAATAGAAATCCAGAACATGCACAAAGCTTAGCGGATGAACTCGGCGAAATGGCTACGATTGCGCCTTTCTCTAAATTGGCTGATTTGATTAACCGCTATAAACTCGTATTTAGTGCGACGGGTGCGCCTCAGCCTATTATCACCGAAGAGATTATAGAAGAAAAAGAGTTTGAACGCTATTGGTTTGATATTGCCATCCCGAGAGATATCGAAAATTGTGATCATGATAATATCCATATTTATGCGGTAGATGACTTGAAAGAGTTGGT
This genomic window from Sulfurospirillum sp. 1612 contains:
- the cysE gene encoding serine O-acetyltransferase → MSDASLWHKIKEDFAQPILSDPAINSKFEIFFNYPGVWAIVNYRIAHALYTKGFKFLSRIIMGINQFVTNIDIHPAATIGRRVFLDHAFGVVIGETAVVEDDILIYQGVTLGGVNLNRGQKRHPTICSGTVIGAGAKVLGDIIIGKNCRIGSNSVVVNPVPENSTAVGIPARVIEKGRDKNPMAHNKIPDINKELFLYLFKRIKALETVVNEQHADKDLIEADKELEDIYKQFLNSVKQ
- the murA gene encoding UDP-N-acetylglucosamine 1-carboxyvinyltransferase; this translates as MHYLSVEGNQKLKGTIAISGAKNSALPLLASTLLSKNNIMLSNVPDVADVKTLLKLLENLGSTTVQKDNIVSIDTTQVKSAFANYDIVRKMRASILTLGPLLSRFGHCEVSLPGGCAIGQRPIDLHLKALEQMGAEIEIKQGYVIAKAPNGLKGANIIFDKVTVTGSENIIMAASLAHGTTTLVNVAKEPEVVQLCEVLRDAGLQIEGIGTSTINIIGTDGALLDMQDITVIPDRIEAGTYLCAGAITNSGITITNIIPKHLESMTLKLKQMGFGIEKDADSITLLPAETIKACDLETSEYPGFPTDMQAQFMALCTQANGTSIIDERLFENRFMHVSELGRMGAIIKLKGHSAAVEGNTQLNAADVMATDLRASSALILAALVAKGTTRIHRIYHLDRGYENLEGKFSALGAKIERLEE
- a CDS encoding molybdopterin molybdotransferase MoeA, with the translated sequence MQKLTSVSLKEAKQSSLALVKVKPTSLWLPVHKALGRVIAKNIICKKDLPAFNNSALDGYAFQSADSHKALIIKGTVFAGDTTHTKLQPGECYKIMTGAKIPDNADTIIGIEDTRVDENNLMSLTKTVKKGNAFRVKGEEVSRGNILLHEGTLLDSSCIALLVSQGISEVEVYRNPTIAIFSTGNELKEPWEEAGEDEIYNVNSSALIALFKEYGFDADYCGVIPDNLEQSKAYFKEMKRYDLLVTTGGISMGEADFVEEALLFNGLKALFHGVNIKPGRPTMIGNMGSTIVASMPGNPLAAFVNAFLFLVPVLKKMQGNKNPGHPTITAQMAEDLKIKPNRSNLILGTYHDGIFSVTMENRYGSGMVSPILQSNALLVTDEQTDKLSQGEYVKIILFKGFF
- the flgA gene encoding flagellar basal body P-ring formation chaperone FlgA, which translates into the protein MTIRASFFLKNPHHDFTILKIPKNLSSFSVPSLQIVSKLKEHNMTYSDHSGGIITFRKCYEPVALQAIKTEIRKKFQRRYPSMNIQKIKLQAATLPNFDLSKFTLSTLNLKENNYRNATGTLSVTYTKKFQTKKIYLKYHIIANISVFKAKYNLRNGKILQNNDYQKTVIPFDVLPRYAITGKMHQEYIIRGYIKKGAILTRNDLKIKKLLLKNDLIQAVLQDENLRIATDAHVLSDANIGDVVKIRTAKGKVFRAKILSQKSAMILE
- the hisS gene encoding histidine--tRNA ligase, translating into MIQALRGMKDLLDPANERYLYFTKHCSRIAENYGFTYIETPLLEETALFKRSVGESSDIVGKEMYQFTDKGGNDVCLRPEGTAGVVRAFIQQKYDKAGGGKKFYYYGPMFRYERPQKGRLREFHQFGVESFGESNVKEDASIILMLKEMLDFFGIGYVLELNSLGCHKCMPPYREKLVQFLEGEEDICDDCKRRKDTNPIRVLDCKNEHCKEIYRHAPLITDNLCEDCQEDFSKLTSILDSFGVKYVVNSKLVRGLDYYNKTAFEFVSDEIGAQSAIAGGGRYDRLVEFLDGKPTYGIGFAMGIERLMELIKMPEKKREGYYVGALCEEALDSCFELSIALRREEKVVLHYEKKSLKAHLKNADKQNARFCICIGEDELVEHGLWMKDLENKEEHKISISDFLGD
- a CDS encoding DUF2018 family protein, whose product is MLYEDEDDYFMGSPKSKFFDIVFNANRSLVENSLSNIAERYSAMEILLEEFIPDEMELEYRINEIRTNQADEIIKKSNSLYIVTTGEVLTQHE
- the tmk gene encoding dTMP kinase, translated to MYVIFEGIDTTGKSTQIELFKQHHDSIITLKEPGNTKLGETLRDLILNSEHSLAFNTELFLFLADRAQNFAENIAGKDHDIILSDRGMISGIAYALANNQDLKMDFLIALNQFALGGNLPDAVVFFHTNRDLIVARLEEKEHDNIEQRGIDYLLKVQDLMEAVLSKLPVRVLKVDAQQTREKIYQEIEEFIYDTSA
- a CDS encoding SixA phosphatase family protein, producing the protein MKKIYLIRHAKSNDKNNIENDFERGLSKRGKEDIKFMAKRLKFFEIMPDIIISSPAKRARKTAEGIASIVEYKNEIVYEPSLYESTPKHYMDLITNLDDSIHSVFMIAHNPTITEIGEYLSGAILTNIPTCSIVCIAFDVNTFKKIQESSGSVLFFDYPKKHRK
- a CDS encoding UbiX family flavin prenyltransferase, which gives rise to MKLIIGISGASGVKLGEKFIKKLPKEIEKYIIFSENATTVLEKEENRNFFDNHNIAAPIASGSFGADAMIVVPCSMNTVAKIACGISDNLITRSAAVMIKEKKHLVLAPREMPFSSIALENMLKLSNLGVLISPPILGYYAAIRSLEDMENFLIGKWFDALNINHNLFQRWEG
- the speA gene encoding biosynthetic arginine decarboxylase translates to MDYGIKLWGDNNFFIDNKKVKLNYKSSPSLVKIVQQIRENDIKGPILLRFPHLIEKQIDLVYRTFNKARAEFKYRGTFNAVYPLKVNQYPNFVKNLVQLGEKYDYGLEAGSKAELFLAMAYNNKKAPITVNGFKDEEMISIGFIACEMGHNITITIEGLSELENIIKISKKRFGSIPNIGLRIRLHSSGVGIWAKSGGINSKFGLTSTELLQAVNLLKKANLIEKFTMIHFHIGSQISEIGPLKKALREAGNLFVQLKKMGATGLNAINIGGGLAIEYSQHRQSMNRNYSLSEYANDITFLLKDISVRKNVPEPNIFIESGRYIAASHAVLVAPVLELFSQEYTEEKLQLKEKNPPLVQELYDIYKTIDSPRAQEYLHDSLDHMDSLLTLFDLGYIDLIDRSNTEILVNLIMKKAIMLLKDKKTRELLRIQDMVQERYLVNFSMFQSLPDLWGISQSFPVMPLDRLDEKPTRSASIWDITCDSDGEISYNRASPLILHDVDVTKEEYFIGFFLVGAYQEVLGMDHNLFTHPTEATIRIDDTGFSVENVIESQSILDIFEDLDYDIKEVQEILNEKIEKSSLIDDKTKKYILGEIYLFLNDNGYLKTINGKDDS
- the coaD gene encoding pantetheine-phosphate adenylyltransferase; the protein is MSGLVAIYPGTFDPITNGHISVIKRARKIFDRVIVGIAASGNKNPMFDLVTRVEMAQDSVKDIPHVDVMPFHSLLVSFCQEQNVNTILRGLRAVSDFEYELQIGYANASMDKNIDTVYLMPNLEHAFISSTVVRDIIRHQGDASHLVPKEVLKYIKIKQCM